In Acidisarcina polymorpha, the DNA window AGCGAGATGCTTCGGCAGTTCTGCGATGGAATGAAGCAGTTGAGCAATCTGCTCATCGACTGTTTGCAGGCGGATTAAGTGTTCGAGTCCAGCATCCATGCGGTGTACTTAGTTTAACATGCGGGTGTCGCCTTCGATCGAAGAGTTGCTCCGCCAAGCAGCATTATCTCAAGCAGCATAAGCTTAGGAGCCAACCCCCAAAAGCGGCTCTGCACAGTTTGGTCGATGAGCAACCTTCTATGAGCACGGTGGTCGAAGCACCTTCGCAAGCGGCACTCCAGGCGATCGACGCTGCATGGAAGCCAAGAAACAATCCCTGGCTGATTGCCATCACTGTGACCTTGGCGACCTTCATGGAGGTGCTCGACACCTCTATCGCCAACGTCGCACTGCCTCATATTGCCGGGGGTCTAGGGGCTTCACAGGATGAAGCTACGTGGGTGTTGACCTCCTACCTGGTTTCGAACGCGATCATCCTGCCGGCAAGCGCTTATCTCACCTCGTTCGTGGGCCGCAAGCGCTTTTACATGTGGTGTGTGGTGCTCTTCGGGATCAGTTCGGCTTTGTGCGGCCTGGCTCCGTCGCTGCCACTCTTGATATTGTTTCGTGTCCTCCAAGGGGTGGGGGGTGGAGGACTTGCGCCGAGCGAACAGGCGATTCTGGCCGATACCTTTCCCCCGAAGCAGCGCGGACAGGCTTTTGCCGTATATGGCTTGGCGGTCGTCTTCGCCCCGGCAATCGGGCCCACCTTGGGCGGGTACATCACCGACAACTTCGACTGGAGATGGATTTTCTTCATCAATGTGCCGGTGGCGCTGTTGTCCCTGTTCTTGACCCAGAGGATGGTCGAGGACCCTCCGCATATCCAACGCGAAGTGGCGGCGATGCGGAAGCGAGGGCTCAATCTCGACTATCTTGGCTTCGGCCTGCTGGCTATCGGCTTCGGCTCGCTTGAATTCGTGTTGGACAAAGGACAGGAAGACGATTGGTTCGGCTCCCGCCTCATCACGGTGTTCATCTCGATCTGCGTGGTCTCGTTGATCGCATTGATCGCTTGGGAGATTCGACAGATCCGGAGGAGTCATCGTCCAATCCTCGATCTCACCCTGTTTCGAAACCGGACCTTTGCCATCTCATTCCTGCTGATGTTTGTGCTGGGATTCGCACTCTTCGGGACCACCGTCTTGATCCCGCAGTTCGTACAGACGTTGCTGGGATATACGGCGGAGCAGGCAGGGCTGGTGATCTCACCCGGCGGCTTCACGGTAATGCTGATGATGCCTCTGGTAGGCTTCCTTGTTGGCCGGGTCGACCCTCGCTACCTGATCGCGTACGGGTTCGCGAGCACAGCGGCGGCGCTGGCCTTCATGCACACGTTGAATCTTGGCGTGAGCTACCAGTACATCGCCATGCTGCGGGTGCTGCAGGCCTCGGGGTTGGCTTTCCTCTTTGTACCCATCAACACCATCTCGTACACCGACATTCCCAGACAGAAGAACAACGATGTCTCCGGGCTGACCAACCTGGCGCGCAACATTGGCGGCAGCGTAGGAACGTCGTTCCTGGTGACCTGGCTGGCGCGGAGGGGACAATTTCATCAGCAGCGCCTCGGCTCGCATATGGACGTCAACTCGCTTACCATGCAGCAACGGACTGCGGCCATGGCGAACTACTTGCTTCATGCGCCCGGTGGACCAGCTACTTTCGCGCAGGCAAAGGGATTGGCGCAAGGCAATATGTACCGGCAGCTGCTGCGGCAGAGTTCAATGTTGTCTTACCTCGACGTCATCACCGTCCTGGCCTTAGGCAGCGTTTGTATGGTGCCGCTGGTTTTTCTGATGAAGAAGCGCAAGCCCAGCAAGGGCCAGATAGCGGTGCATTGATCTGCGTTCATGACGAAGTAGTAAATTTCGTGGAGCAGCGTCGCCCGACGCGGCACGTGATTTCAAATGCTGCTAGCCTTTGAGAGAAATCCCCAGAAACAGGAGAGTCGCATGGCGAACGAACCAGAAGATGATTTTGAAGATGAACCTGAAGAGGACGAAGAAGACCTCGACGATAACGAGCTTTCGAGTGAAGAAGCGGAAGAGCGATATTTGGCGATTCTGCAGTCGGCAACCGAAATAACCGCAGCCGCGGTTTCGAATGCCGGGCCGCAAGCGCTCGAGAATCCCGACCAGGTCGCGACTCTCTTCACAAAGGTCTTTGATGCGATCGTGAATTTGTAACGGTTTCGGATCCTTGCCCAGGAAGAGCGGCGGTGCCTGACCGAATCGCCTACCACGGCGGCCGGGCATCTCTCGGGCGTACCCGATCCCGATTCAATGAAGCAGTCTTCGGAGGAAGCCGTGGCATATGCCTCCGGCTTCTTCCATCTGCGGATAGCGGAAAAATTGTGATGAAGAGCATCATTCCAGGTGTGGAGTTGATGCTGTTCTTCGAAGATCCGTGGAAATGTCATCCAGGCGTTCAAGGCAAAGCGGAGTTAGGGAAGTGGAGTGCTGCGCTCCTCGGATTTAGCCTGCGCAGCCATTTTTGCCTTCGCTGCGGTCAAGACTCGGCGATAACGATCAGAGGGAGGCTCGACCAGCGAGTCCTCCAGAGCTTTGCGGTAGCCCCCCGAGTAGATGGCGTAGAGCACCACCAGCGAGCAGCCGACTCCCAGGGCGAAGCCGAAGAAGAATCCATAGAACGTGCTGGCAAAAAATTCCAAGTCCGACCTGCCTCGTCTTGTTTCGACCTGATCTTGTCAATGGTTGGCCCCGCCAGACCATACAGATGCGGGGTGGTAGTAAGGGAAGTATGCTTTCATTCTAGCCCTTGGTTCAGTCGGCCTTGTACCTCCCGAGGAACTGCGGAGTGTGCTCCTGCGTATGTTGATAGAGCAGGCTGGGCCACCGAGTGAATGCCTGGCGGAGAGACCTTAGTGATGGAACAACTTGCTACACCAGGATGGAGCGACCAACAGCGGGCAACTTTCTATTACCAGATGGCAGCCGTTCAGAAGGACGAGGTGCTTGGCGTTTTGCTGGCGGTCTTCCTTGGTAGCTTCGGATTGCACCACTTTTATCTGAAACAGAATGGCCTCGGCATCCTCTACCTGATCTTTTTCTGGACAGGTATTCCTGGGCTCATTGGATTACTCGAGGCATTCTTCATGCCTTCCCGTGTTCGTCGGTACAACGCCGACCAGGCGGCCCTGATTGTTGCCTCTCTGGGAGCCGCGAGCCCGACTTTCCATGCCGCGTCGCCCGCCGGCGCGGCTGCCGTCTGCGCTGCCTGCGGCACACCAGCCGTTCCCGGAGCAAAGTTCTGCGCCAAGTGCGGTTCGGCGGTCTTTCCCGCGTAGCCGGAGTTTCTGGCGATCCTCTTCACCTTCGCGATCGAGCCCGCGTACTCCGGGATAGTTCCCAAGCATGCATAGGGCTCAGCCGCTCGAATGAGAGGCTCAGTGGAAAGCTCTACGATTCCCTCACGAAAAGCCAGGCCATCCGAAAGGTAGGACCCATCCTCAGGTGTGATCGCAGCCTGCGCTTACATATTGGTGTGGCCGTGGCGCATTTCCTCATTGAACGCGGGCCGGGTGGCGAGCAAGGCGGCGTCAAGTTTGGCCTTAAACTCCTCGGCATGATCGAGCAGCCTGGCTGTCGGCGCCGCGTAGTCTGCGGTGAGCTTCACGTAGCCTTCGCGCTCGAGAGCGGTCACCATGCTTTTCAGCTCATCGGCGGTGGTGTTGAGGTATTGCGCGTCGCGGGGGTCGGCGACCCAAACTGGATCGCTGCCGCCAAGGACACCGGAAAGCCAGTAAATCTTCGACTTCAGGAACTCGGTTCGGATAGCGCTGTCTGTATCGGTGAAGAAAAACTTCTTCTGCCAGCGGCTGTAGTAACGCGTGGTGACCGGAACCGGCTGCCGATTACCGCTTTTGACGAGTTCCAACTGACCGTAGTCAAGGGTTTTGCGCACCGCGTTGTAGATGAAAGTCTCGGCATAGGGTTGTTCTGGAGCGGGTACGATCTCGGCGAAGGTGACCGTCATGCTGGCCGAAATCTTGGCGTGCAAGGGGGCAACAACGCCGGGCCCCGATTGTCCATCTTCGAGACGCACGACTCCATGGACGACGTAATTGTCCGAGCCAGAGGTCGAACGGTGGAAGGGCCATGCGAACTCGCCCAGGCTGATCGGCAGCCCGGCCACGGTGACATAGGCGTCAGGCCGCGGATTGCGGAGGCGGCTCGCAGACTCCTGAAGATGCAGCGTCATGGCCGGCAATAATTCCTCGCCATTCGAGCCCTTTTGATGGAAGTCGAAGCGATCGGAAAGCTCGAGCAGAAGCGAGTGCCGAGGGCTGGCGTCGGCGGTTAACGCGAGCTGAAAGCGCGCTGTGGGCTGGCCGTGGAAATCGCTGCCCGCTTCTACGGAAAGAACTTGCAGACCTGCCTGGCGGGCAGCCGCGCCTAGATCTTCGCTGAGGGATGTTTCGATGTTTGTGGTCATATTTGGAGAGTCCGCTTCTTCTTTGGAGAAATCGTAAGTGGCTTCTTCATTTTAAGCGCAGACCTTTGCTTGATCGACCTTTGCTTGATCGACCTTGGCTTGATCAGGAGAACGCTGGAACAAAGACCTCTCCGGGGTTTGGGCGGGCTTCGAATCTTGCCCGGCTTGAATCCTGGACCGGATTGCATCTTGCATGCACGGAAGCTTGGTCCATGGGGCATCGAGGAAGTGATGACCCGGCCGGTCTTAAAGAAGGGGCCTAGAACCACCTAATATCCAGGCCCTTTCCTGTTGCCGGGATGGAGGAGTCGTCAAAGGAGTTAGGCTTCCACCCAAACCCCTGCAGGGAGACGGCTTCTCACAATCCTCGCCGAGTTTTCAGGCGGGTTCTCTGATCGCAACTAATCAACGATTGAGGTGCGGCTCCATTAGCTCAATAAAATCCAGAAAGGAACCGTCGCTGCATAACCAGTGCAGCACGTTAGAAATTGAAATCATTTTTGGCAGAAAAGATGATCAATTTGGATCATGAAGTCAATTTACTCGTTGGTTCGAGTCTAGGCCCTGAAGGGCGCGGTGGACATTCCGATGCTCAAAATGACGCCGATTCTGATGTCGATTCGGGAAAGATGGAACGATGCACTCATTTGGCGTGTCAAGCGCGCACGCCGCCCGGAGGATTATGGAAACCGTGAAGAGCAGGCTGGAGCCTTCTCGAAGGAACGCAGCCCACTTTCGGGTGGGCTTTCCTTAGAGGTGATGCTGGAGAGGCGGAAATGACGTTGGAGGACCTCGAGGTTTTTTATGATGCGGCGAATGGAAGCAAGTGGAAGGCGGGACCGTGTGTGTGCTATGAAACCTCTAATGTAGGGTCAGCTTAAAGAGGGACATGCAGGTAAACCTGAGCAATTTCGCTCACCTTTGAGATATAGGTTGAACGGGATTGTTCCGAAATGAAACTGCTCACTGCAGAGTGCAAAGGCCGCGACGGCAAAAAGGCGGATAACCTGACTTGACGCCGCGGCCATAGCGTTGAGCCAACCGCAACGGCGCACGTCGCGCCTATTACGATTGACTGGCAAAAACAGGCAACTTCCGGCCCAAGAGATAGCCGCCTGCCGATCCCGGTCCAACATTAGCAGGATGATTTCTGCCGGCCGGTGTGATTACCAGGGCAGTTCTTCACCCATATGAATGAACCGGCCATTTGGTCCGTCGGCTCCGAGGAGCGCCAGCTCTACACTGGTTTTCGCGCCATCCGGAATTTCCATCGGCGCCGCATCAGTCCCCATCTCGGTTTTCACCCAACCGGGGTGAGCTGAGTTCACCTTGATCGGCGTCCCCTTTAATTCATGCGCCAGGTGGATCGTAAAGGCATTGAGCGCCGACTTTGAGGCATCGTAGGCGAAGTTCTTGAATTCGGCTATCGGGCTATTAGGGTCGGCGTGAAGGGTGAGCGATCCGAGGATGCTGGACAGGTTGACAATCCTTCCGGCCGGACTCTTCTTGAGCAGCGGCAGAAATTCCTTGGTAACCGAGAAGACGCCGAACACGTTGGTTTGAAAGACCGAAACGAGCTGCTCTTCGGGCGTCTCGATGGTTTGGGTAACTAGTCCCTCAGTTCCCGAGATTCCGGCGTTGTTGATCAGGATGTCGAGCTTGCCGAAGGTGTCGGTGACATATTTTGCTGCTGCGGCGCGGTCCTCAGCGCTGGTGACATCCAATTTCACGGGACGAGCGTCCACTCCTGCTTGTTTGAGGCTGGCTGCAGTCTGTTCCGCGTCGCTAAGTTTACGTGCGCCGACTACGACGATAATGCCATTGTCTCCGAGTTGCTTCGCGGTCTCGAAGCCGATGCCGCGATTTGCCCCGGTGATGAGGGCGACTTTCTTATCCTGTGCCATGAGTAGCTTTCTCCTGTACGCAGTAGATGACGAAGCGTAGAGGAAGGGAGCAAGGTTTCGGGGGATCTGCCCCTTTGCGGGGCACTCCGCTAAGGTCGGCCGGGTGTATTTGAAGGTTGGCCGGGGCTGTATTTCGGTTCTCCAATTGCCGCCCGGTAAGATCGACCTGACCCATCCTTGATCTCACGGCTTGATGCAGGACTCACGATTCCGGGCTGGACTGTCGGCAACCTTACGGTTCCCGTTTCGAGGGCAGATGGCGTGAACGGTGGCTTACCATGTTCCCTCCGGGGCATCAATCAGTCGCTGGCCTTACAATAGGGCTGAGTCTAAAGAAAAGTCCCTAATCCATGTCATTGAATGGTTATTCGCGTTCGTCGCGGTCGCACGGGGTGCGTTCGCTCTTCAGTCTCTTTTCGAGCGACCTGGCTATCGACCTGGGCACGGCGAACACATTGGTGTACGCCCGGGGTAAAGGCATTGTCGTCAATGAGCCCTCGATCGTCGCGATTAACAAGAATACCGGTGAGGTCGAGGCGGTCGGCAAAGAGGCCAAGGAGATGCTTGGCCGCACCCCGGGGAACATCGTCGCCATCAAGCCAATGAAAGATGGCGTCATCGCCGATTTCAAGATCACCGAAAAGATGCTGAACTACTTCATCCAGAAGGCGCACAACCGCAAGATGCTGGTGCATCCCCGCATCGTGATCGGGGTGCCTTCGGAGATCACCCAGGTGGAAAAGCGTGCCGTGGAGGACTCCGCCTACCGGGCGAAGGCGAGCGAGGTCTTTCTGGTCGAGCAGGCGATGGTGGCGGCGATTGGCGCGGGACTGCCGATTACTGAGCCAAGCGGCAACATGGTGGTCGACATTGGGGGTGGGACGACCGATATCGCGGTGATTTCCCTTTCCGGGATTGTCTACTCCAGATCGGTCAGGATGGCAGGGAACCAGATGGACGAATCCATCATGAATTACCTGAAACGGAAGTACAATTTGCTGATCGGCGAGCGTACCGCGGAACAGATCAAGATCGAGATCGGATCGGCCTATCCCCTGGACAAGCCGCTCACCATGGAGATCAAGGGCCGCAATCTGATCGAGGGTGTGCCGAAGACGATCACCATCGACGATAGCGAGATCCGGGAGTCGTTGACTGAGTGCATCTCGACCATCTTGAATGCAATCCGGGTGGCGCTCGAGCGCACCCCTCCGGAGTTGAGCGCCGACATTAGCGACCGGGGCATCGTGCTGACCGGTGGTGGCGCGCTCATTAAGAATCTGGACAAGCGCATTCGCGAAGAAACTGGATTGCCGGTCTCGATCGCCGATGATCCTCTGGCCAGCGTCGTGCTGGGTACGGGAAAGATGCTGAGCGACTTTAGTTTGCTGCGAAAAATCAAGATCGATTAGGAAATGGCAACGACTAGGAAATGGGAATAGGAGGTTAGGAACTAGGAAAGCGGATCGAAATGCCTCTTCACGCGGTGCAGCTCCGCGACTTTCTGTAAAGTGATCGAAGGTTTGAACGCGGAGAATCGATCTGTTCGGCACTGGTTCTCGATCCCTGGTTCCTGCATCATATGGAATCCATTTTCAGCCGCTATAAGAATGCCCTGGTGCTGATGCTGGCAGTCCTGGCGCAGGTAGTTCTGCTGGCCATGCAGGTCCGGCGTCCGGCGCCCGACATGCCCGACGGCCATAACGTCCGACTCTGGCGCTATTGGGTAGCGAGTGTGATCACCCCGCCCGAACGGCTGGTGCACGACATCGGTTTGGGGGTGCGCAACACCTGGTCCAATTACATTTACCTGCGCAACCTGCGACAGCAAAATGAAGCTCTTCAGGATGAGAACCAGCGGCTGCGACTGGAGCAGGCCAGCCTGGCTGAGGATGCTCGCGAAGGGCAACAACTCCGGGAGATGCTCGACTTCAAAGGCCGGTACATCGACAAGACCCTGCCTGCGCAGGTCATTGGAACTTCGGGAACCGATCAGGCGCACGTGATTTACATCGATAAAGGTTTCAACGATGGGGTGCGAACGCAGATGCCGGTGATCACTCCCGATGGCGTGGTTGGGAAGGTCAAGAACGTCTTCCCGGGCACCGCACAGGTGCTGCTGATCTCGGACCAGACGAGCGGCGCCGGCGTGATGTTGGAGGCGACGCGAATACGCGGAGTTCTCAAGGGAGATGCTTCCGGGCAGCCGCAGGTCATCAATATTTCCCCCGACGAACGGATCAAGCCTGGAGAAGCAGTACTGACCAGCGGCGGCGATCAGGTCTATCCGCCTGGATTGCCGGTGGGCGTAGTCGACCGGGTTGTGGCCGATCCCGAAACTTCGTATGTCAATGTCATTGTCAAGCCGGATGCCAACCTGGCCAAGCTGGAACAGGTGCTCGTTATCACTGAAGTCTCGTCTAAAATGCCCTTTCCTCAAGAGAAGGACCTGATGCAGAGCGAGATCGATGCGCTCGCCGAGAAGCAGCGCGCAGCGGACATTCTTTCCGAGAAGCTGCCCAGCCTGCGAGACACGACGCTGCCAATCTCGGTCGAAACCGCAGACGCCGATAACCCTGCGGCGACTGCGGGAGCCGGAGATCCTGCGCGCCCCATGCGGCCACCGCAAGCTTTACGTCCGGATCGCTACACACCCGGAGCGGCGCCTGCGGCGGAGAGCTTGACGCCAGGAGCCGCGCCCCCCGGACTGCATCGTGACATCTCGACCCAGGCGAGCACTTCCACCCCGGCAAGGACGCTCAGGACGACGGATGCTGGGGCTATTGGCGGCGCGACCAGGGCGGCTGTACCGCTGAATAGATTTCCAGCCAAAGTGGCTCCAGTGACGACCGCCAGCGCTGGAACCTCGACCGTCACCGGATCCGCGGCGATTAGCGGAGCGAACTCGGCGGCGAAAACGACGGCGAGCGCGGGCAGCAGCAGCGTCAGTGCAACTTCTCCCGCGAAATCACTGGCGCGAACGCCGGCAAGTGTCAGCTCTGGTCTTGTACTGCCCCTGCAGCCCGCCGATTCAAATGCGAGCCGAAGGCCAGCGGCGACCAGTCTCACTACAAATGCTGATGGTACCGCTGTCCGGCCAGCAAGGACCTCTGCCGCCGGCAGCGTGGCCGCCCCGCTTCCGGCGGGAACTGTCGGCAGCACTTCGAACCCAGCTTCAGGAACCGGCCGAACTACTCCAGCGGGGACTGCAAGTTCAGCTGCGGGAGCTCCGGCAGGCACGTCGTCCGGAATAAACCGTACCACTCCAAATTCGGCTTCGGGCACCCCGCCAGCTCGGAGGATTGTGATCCCTTCCGACAATGGTGCCGGCATTCTTACGCCTGCTGGAATGGGTTCGATCATCGCCCCGCGACCCAGGGTCGCAGCTTCTGCTACGAGTGTGCCGAGCGCGGGCGGCTCTCCGATCAACCCGGCCAACGCTACGCGTCCGGCTAACGCCACCAGGCCTTCGACTTCCACGAGCCCAGGAACCAGGCCGCAGACTTCGCCGCAACAAGCTCCTCCTGGAGGGCGTTAGAGTTGCCGAATTTGACGGCCACTTCCAGGCGAGAAGTTGAGGAGCAATCTTACCCGCTCTTCCTGTACCTGCTGGTGCCGCTGCTGGCGATTGGTTTGCAGTCGTTTATCACCCTTCATTTCGCTCGCTTTGCCATTCTTGATCTGCCGCTGCTGGTCACGATTTACTTTGCAATCACCACCCGGAATCCGATCGCTGCGACCCTAACCGGTACCTTGATTGGCGTCGCCCAGGATGCTTTGACTCACCGTCCCATCGGGGTAAACGGCATCGCGAAGGCCATCATCGGCTACTTGGCCGCGTCCCTCGGGGTGCGGGTTGACACGGAGAACCATGCCACCCGGCTGTTGCTGGGATTCATCTTTACCGTGATTCATAGCGCCATTTTCCTGCTGACCACCCATCGCCTCCTGGGTCTTGAGGTCGACTGGAGCTGGTTGCACGAGTTGATCCGGGGGGTGGTGAATGCGCTTGTCGCCGTGGTTCTGTTTGCCCTGCTGGATCGCGCGAAGCGGCGGGATTAACGTTGTATATAGATACAGGAATGTGGGACTGGGCGGATCCCAGGGGATTGTGCGATGCAGAACCCAGATGCTTTGAACAATAAAGACGAGAAACCGGCAATCAAGCTGACAGTCGTTCAGTACTTGATCGTGGGCATCCTTGCGGTGCTGCTTTCCGGGCTATGGCGCCTGCAGATCCTCGGCGCCAATAATTATCGTGCACTGGCAGAGCAGAACCGCATACGCAAGGTGCCGATCCTGGCGCCTCGGGGCAAACTCTTCGATCGGGAAGGACGATTGATCGTCGACAATTATCCCTCGGTGTCCTGCTTCCTCATTCGGGAGCAGGGTCATGACATCGCTCCCGACTTGCCGCTGATCGCCCGCGGTCTGCATATGACCGAGGAGCAGTTAGACGCAATCCTCAAGCATTACCGGCTGGCGCCGAAGTATCAGCCGCTTCCGCTAAAGCAAGACATTACTCCGGACGAAGTGGAATTCATCGAGGCTCACCGGGATGAATTTCCCGAGCTTGAAACCGTCGACGAGCAGCGCAGGCTTTATCCCCGGGACGGCTTTGCGGCCCATCTGATCGGCTACGTCGGGGAGGTGAGCGAAGACATGCTCAACGACCCGAAGTATGCCTACTATGAGCCGGGCGATGTCGTGGGCAAGTCAGGAATCGAACAGAGTTACGACCAGTTGTTGCGAGGCGCTGATGGCTCGCGAGATGTCGTCGTGGATAGTCACGGTCGCGAGGTAGGGAGGTTGGGGACGGAACCCGCCAAGCCCGGGACGAGCCTGAAGCTGACCATCGATCTCGACATTCAGAAAGCGGCGGAACTAGCGCTTGGCGACCGGAATGGAGCCATGATCGCCATGGATCCGCATACCGGCGAGATCCTGGCTCTGGTCAGCCGCCCAACCTTCGACCCCAACGAATTCTCCGTCCGTATTCGGCGAGACGAGTGGAACAAGCTGATCACCGACCCGAATCATCCGCTGCTCGATAAGGCAATTCAGGCCCAGCTTGCGCCGGGATCGACCTTCAAGATCATCATGGCGGCCGCCGGTTTGCAGGCTGGCGTAGCCGAGGACATGAAGGTCCATTGCCCGGGCGGCGCCAGTTTCTATGGCCACTATTTCAAATGCTGGCAAAAGGGTGGTCATGGCGAGGTGAACATCAGCAAGGCGATCTACCAGTCATGCGACGTGTTTTTCTACACGCTCGCTCAAAAGCTGGGGATCGACAAGATTGCCTACTTTGCGCAGCACTTTGGCATCGGCTCAAAGACTGGGATTGACCTGCCCGGCGAAGTTTCAGGGACGATGCCCTCGACCGAATGGAAGATGAAAAACTACCATCAGAAGTGGTATGCGGGTGAGGTGATTTCGGTAGGTATCGGGCAAGGAGCAGTGACCGCAACGCCCGTCCAGATGGCGCGCGCAATCGCCGGAATTACTTCAGGTGGAGTGCTTCGCCGGCCACACCTGGTTTTTCCCGATGAAGTTGCACCAGACTACCGGCAGGCGATGTTGGACTCCTATCCGGGCAGCGGCGATTCGGAACTGAAGATCGATCCGGAAAATTGGCAGATCATCACCGATGCCATGGCCCAGGTGATGTCTCCGGGGGGCACCGATCCGAGCGCGCATCTGGAAGGCATCGATTTCGCCGGAAAGACAGGAAGCGCCCAGGTAGCCAGCAATGCCTTTCTGGCTCGAACCGGGAAGACCCATGTCATGAAGGACAACGCCTGGTTCGTGGGAGTATCACCACGCCGGAATCCGGATATCGTCGTCTGTACGCTGATGGAGTCGGGAGAACATGGGCGTTTTGCAGGCCGACTGGCAGCCCAGGTGATCGCCGCCTTTGTTGATAAGCAGCGGCGGCTGGATAACAACCTGCAAGAGGCAAAGAAAGCGACACCGGTTGAAGTCGGAGCGATCTGGTCGAACCCGAAGCCTGGAGCTTCACCGGGAACGATTGAGGCCAGTGAACTGCATGGCGGTCACTTCTTCTTAAACTCCGATTCCGCCGGCCACCCCTCGGCCTCCAGCCTTGCAGCCTTCACGCCGTTGGCTGCAGGCAGAAGGTAGGCGGATGAGGCGTTTTCTTTCCTTCAACGACTTCGACTGGGTGCTGCTTGGTCTGGTGCTGGTGCTGTCGGTTATCAGTGTGCTCGAGATTTATAGCGCCACTCTACATACCAAGTTTGTCGGTTTCGACCGAAACCAGGTGCTTTGGCTGCTCGGCGGGATGGTGGCGATGTTCGCCATCTCGCTGATCAACTACCATCGTTTGCTCGACATTGCCGTCTGGGCCTATGGTTTTGGCTTGGTGTCGCTGGTGGCCGTGCTTACCGTGGGAACCAAAGTATTAGGTGGCCGGCGGTGGATCAAACTGCCGGGCGGCATCCACTTTCAACCCTCCGAGTGGGTCAAGCTGATTCT includes these proteins:
- the mrdA gene encoding penicillin-binding protein 2, which translates into the protein MQNPDALNNKDEKPAIKLTVVQYLIVGILAVLLSGLWRLQILGANNYRALAEQNRIRKVPILAPRGKLFDREGRLIVDNYPSVSCFLIREQGHDIAPDLPLIARGLHMTEEQLDAILKHYRLAPKYQPLPLKQDITPDEVEFIEAHRDEFPELETVDEQRRLYPRDGFAAHLIGYVGEVSEDMLNDPKYAYYEPGDVVGKSGIEQSYDQLLRGADGSRDVVVDSHGREVGRLGTEPAKPGTSLKLTIDLDIQKAAELALGDRNGAMIAMDPHTGEILALVSRPTFDPNEFSVRIRRDEWNKLITDPNHPLLDKAIQAQLAPGSTFKIIMAAAGLQAGVAEDMKVHCPGGASFYGHYFKCWQKGGHGEVNISKAIYQSCDVFFYTLAQKLGIDKIAYFAQHFGIGSKTGIDLPGEVSGTMPSTEWKMKNYHQKWYAGEVISVGIGQGAVTATPVQMARAIAGITSGGVLRRPHLVFPDEVAPDYRQAMLDSYPGSGDSELKIDPENWQIITDAMAQVMSPGGTDPSAHLEGIDFAGKTGSAQVASNAFLARTGKTHVMKDNAWFVGVSPRRNPDIVVCTLMESGEHGRFAGRLAAQVIAAFVDKQRRLDNNLQEAKKATPVEVGAIWSNPKPGASPGTIEASELHGGHFFLNSDSAGHPSASSLAAFTPLAAGRR